One genomic segment of Aquipluma nitroreducens includes these proteins:
- a CDS encoding DUF6155 family protein, with protein MSKRELRKYLKELTKVQLEEQLIDLYERFKPVKEYYDFAFNPKENELIELCRFQISKEYYPVGSRKAKMRRSVAQKWIKKLILLDAEASLLADVMLFNIEIALAFSGEHIIRQESFFTSIYKSFDETLRFVSEKGILAEFKGRIEKIAGDTWDQQWPNRNAFEDLADMYLQ; from the coding sequence ATGAGCAAACGAGAACTCCGGAAATACTTAAAAGAACTGACCAAAGTACAACTGGAGGAACAACTAATAGACCTGTACGAAAGATTCAAACCGGTAAAAGAGTATTATGACTTTGCTTTCAATCCAAAAGAAAACGAATTAATTGAATTGTGCAGATTCCAAATCAGTAAGGAATATTATCCGGTTGGAAGCCGTAAGGCGAAAATGAGAAGATCTGTCGCCCAGAAATGGATTAAAAAACTGATCTTACTTGATGCAGAGGCCTCTCTGCTTGCCGATGTTATGTTATTCAATATCGAAATAGCCTTAGCATTTTCCGGAGAGCATATTATTCGGCAGGAATCATTTTTTACGAGTATCTACAAATCGTTTGACGAAACCCTTCGCTTTGTTTCTGAGAAAGGAATTCTTGCTGAATTTAAGGGACGAATTGAGAAGATTGCAGGAGACACCTGGGATCAACAATGGCCAAACAGAAACGCATTTGAAGATCTGGCGGATATGTATCTACAATAA
- a CDS encoding YebC/PmpR family DNA-binding transcriptional regulator — protein sequence MGRAFEYRRATKEKRWDKMSRTFPKLGKAITVAAREGVPDPEMNAKLRTAIQNAKAQNMPKDNIEAAIKRASGKDAENFVEVNYEGKGPHGVLIFIECATDNPTRTVANVKMYFNKAGGSLVPTGSLEFMFSRKAVFEFQKKDGMNIEDLELELIDAGLEEIEEVDGVVYANADYTNFGLMSQALEALKIEVTKANLQRIPNTPVEFTEEQLVDIEKLIDKIEDDDDIQSVFNNIA from the coding sequence ATGGGAAGAGCGTTCGAATACCGAAGAGCAACCAAAGAAAAGCGTTGGGATAAAATGTCACGGACATTTCCAAAATTGGGAAAAGCAATTACAGTTGCAGCCCGCGAAGGCGTACCTGATCCGGAGATGAATGCAAAACTACGCACCGCCATTCAAAATGCCAAGGCACAAAACATGCCAAAAGACAACATTGAAGCGGCTATTAAAAGAGCCTCAGGCAAAGATGCTGAGAATTTTGTGGAAGTTAATTATGAAGGCAAAGGCCCTCATGGAGTTTTAATTTTCATCGAATGTGCAACTGACAATCCAACCCGAACTGTGGCCAATGTTAAAATGTATTTCAATAAAGCTGGTGGATCATTGGTGCCAACTGGTTCGCTCGAATTTATGTTTTCGCGTAAAGCTGTTTTCGAATTTCAGAAAAAAGACGGAATGAATATTGAAGATCTGGAATTGGAGTTGATTGATGCCGGATTGGAAGAGATTGAAGAAGTGGATGGAGTTGTATACGCAAATGCTGATTACACCAATTTTGGATTAATGTCTCAAGCCCTCGAAGCATTGAAGATTGAAGTAACAAAAGCTAATCTTCAGCGCATCCCTAATACTCCGGTTGAATTCACTGAAGAACAATTGGTTGACATTGAAAAACTAATTGATAAAATTGAGGACGACGACGATATTCAGTCAGTCTTTAATAACATCGCTTAA
- a CDS encoding DEAD/DEAH box helicase translates to MRFDELGLNDKILEAISYMGYEKASEIQELTVPAILEGKDILACAQTGTGKTAAFMLPILNHISIEENHDLSTLIIVPTRELAIQINQQIQGFSYFLNINSVTVYGGRDGSDWDAESKALTKGTNIVVATPGKLISHLNLGYVKFDKIKHLVLDEADRMLDIGFYDDLMRILSYVPEARQTLMFSATMPQKIRELASKILKDPVEFSTAISKPAEGVLQAAYVVHENQKIPVINSLISDKPDLDSILVFSSTKRKVTEIVRSLKKTGIAAEGISSDLEQKEREDVLMRFRSRRTRVLVATDVLSRGIDIKDINLIINFDVPGSAEDYVHRVGRTARADKTGIAISLINEHDMDKFDKIEKLIEMEVLKIPVPSELGEGPVYKVRPPRKGGGRPQSKRKFSTGGKPNRGGANPT, encoded by the coding sequence ATGAGATTTGATGAACTTGGATTAAACGATAAAATACTTGAAGCGATTTCGTATATGGGTTACGAAAAAGCTTCTGAAATACAAGAACTTACTGTACCAGCAATATTAGAAGGCAAAGATATTTTGGCATGTGCACAAACCGGAACTGGAAAAACCGCAGCATTCATGCTGCCGATTCTAAACCATATTTCGATTGAAGAGAACCATGATTTAAGCACCTTAATCATAGTGCCGACCAGAGAACTTGCCATACAGATTAACCAGCAAATTCAAGGCTTTTCGTATTTCCTGAATATCAATTCAGTAACGGTTTATGGTGGGCGCGATGGCTCCGATTGGGATGCCGAAAGTAAAGCTCTTACGAAAGGAACCAATATTGTTGTTGCTACTCCAGGAAAATTGATTTCGCATTTGAATTTGGGATATGTTAAGTTTGATAAAATTAAGCATTTGGTGTTGGATGAAGCCGACCGGATGTTAGACATCGGTTTTTATGATGATTTGATGCGCATTTTAAGCTATGTTCCTGAAGCGAGGCAGACTTTAATGTTTTCGGCCACAATGCCTCAAAAGATACGCGAATTGGCTTCAAAAATTCTAAAAGATCCGGTTGAATTTAGTACTGCAATTTCCAAACCGGCAGAGGGCGTTTTGCAAGCGGCGTATGTTGTTCATGAAAACCAAAAAATACCGGTAATCAATAGTTTGATTTCGGATAAGCCAGATTTAGACAGCATTCTGGTTTTTAGTTCAACGAAGCGCAAGGTTACTGAAATAGTTAGGAGCCTTAAAAAAACGGGCATTGCAGCCGAAGGAATTTCTTCTGATCTGGAACAAAAAGAGAGGGAAGATGTATTGATGCGTTTTCGTTCGAGACGAACTCGTGTTTTAGTGGCCACCGATGTTTTAAGCCGTGGAATTGACATTAAAGACATCAATCTGATTATTAATTTTGATGTTCCGGGATCGGCTGAAGATTATGTGCATCGTGTAGGAAGAACAGCTCGTGCCGATAAAACAGGTATTGCTATTAGCCTGATTAATGAGCACGATATGGATAAATTTGATAAGATCGAGAAGCTCATTGAAATGGAAGTTTTGAAGATTCCCGTTCCCTCCGAATTAGGAGAAGGTCCGGTCTACAAAGTTCGTCCTCCGCGAAAAGGTGGTGGTCGTCCTCAGAGCAAACGAAAATTTTCGACAGGAGGAAAACCAAATCGGGGAGGGGCAAATCCAACCTAA
- a CDS encoding Nramp family divalent metal transporter, protein MLSIFKNIDNKNHKPTFGALKILKYIGPGLLVTVGFIDPGNWASNIAAGADFGFTLLWMVTMSTIMLIILQHNVAHLGIATGLCLSEAATLHTPTFVSRTILGSAMFASVSTSLAEILGGAIALQMLFGIPIPTGAIIVVLFVGVMLFTNSYALIEKIIIAFVSIIGLSFLYELSLVQIDWGQAGICWFVPSIPEGSILIVMSVLGAVVMPHNLFLHSEVIQSRQWNLENDDVIKKQLDYEFVDTLVSMLIGWAINSAMIILAATTFYTHGVKVDELQQAQSMLGPLLGNNAGVVFAIALLFAGIASSITSGMAGGSIFAGLFSEPYDIKDNHSRLGIGLSLLVALVLIFIIGNPFNALIISQMILSIQLPFTIFLQIYLTSSPKVMGKYVNSKSTTVLMLLIGSIVTFLNVLLFISFF, encoded by the coding sequence ATGCTGTCCATATTTAAAAACATTGACAATAAAAATCACAAACCAACATTTGGAGCTTTAAAAATCCTCAAATATATAGGTCCAGGCCTGTTGGTTACTGTAGGTTTTATTGACCCGGGCAATTGGGCATCAAACATTGCCGCTGGAGCCGATTTCGGATTCACGTTGCTCTGGATGGTTACCATGTCAACCATAATGCTTATTATTCTTCAGCATAATGTGGCGCATTTGGGTATTGCTACAGGCCTTTGTTTGTCCGAAGCAGCCACTTTGCATACTCCAACTTTCGTTTCAAGAACAATACTAGGGTCGGCAATGTTTGCGTCAGTTTCAACCTCTCTGGCCGAAATTTTGGGAGGTGCTATTGCTCTCCAGATGTTGTTTGGAATTCCAATCCCTACAGGAGCAATAATAGTGGTTTTGTTTGTTGGAGTAATGCTCTTTACCAATTCTTATGCGCTCATTGAAAAGATCATTATTGCCTTTGTTTCAATCATTGGCCTTTCGTTTTTATACGAATTAAGTCTCGTTCAGATTGATTGGGGACAAGCCGGAATTTGTTGGTTTGTACCTTCCATTCCTGAAGGATCAATCTTGATTGTTATGAGTGTTTTAGGAGCGGTAGTGATGCCTCACAATCTATTTTTGCATTCGGAGGTTATTCAGAGTCGCCAGTGGAACCTCGAAAATGATGATGTGATCAAAAAGCAGCTTGATTATGAATTTGTAGATACCTTGGTTTCGATGCTTATTGGATGGGCTATAAATAGTGCCATGATTATTTTGGCAGCTACAACTTTTTATACGCATGGCGTGAAGGTTGATGAATTGCAACAAGCGCAGTCGATGCTCGGGCCATTACTTGGAAACAATGCAGGAGTAGTTTTTGCTATTGCTTTGCTTTTTGCCGGAATAGCGAGTTCAATTACCTCAGGAATGGCTGGCGGAAGTATTTTTGCCGGTTTATTTAGTGAACCTTACGATATTAAAGATAATCATAGCAGATTGGGAATAGGCTTGTCTCTGCTTGTTGCATTAGTATTGATTTTTATCATTGGAAATCCGTTTAACGCACTGATTATTTCGCAAATGATTTTGAGTATTCAACTTCCTTTCACAATTTTTTTACAAATTTATCTGACCTCCTCTCCCAAAGTGATGGGAAAGTATGTCAATTCAAAATCGACCACAGTTCTAATGCTCCTGATAGGCAGCATTGTTACCTTCCTGAATGTATTGCTTTTCATTAGTTTTTTCTGA
- a CDS encoding PAS domain S-box protein: MSKYIVVSKSDVSASAIKSLIMKVDTNPEIRFNSPENDLFPLVTSEQPDIVFLNIELPNQSGIEVCKKLKVNPSFIKISVILYSTQTTLQYSTDEIIESGADAYIQYPFDELSFSLQLRTLLKINRSYPDKTTVPEFSERQESLQAKDHSTLAKMEAELLESEKVYKNLVERLPDGVYKSTHQGKFVEVNKAMVEMLGYASKEELLAIDIKTELYFHAEDRESIILQEKYEEMGIFRLKKKDGSGIWVEDHGWYSLDTNGEILFHEGILRDITERKIAEEELRESEERFKILYEEAPIGYQSLDENWHVTDVNQTWLEMTGYKKNEVVGCWFGDFLIPEYAESMHKRFAIFMATGKVQSDLEMIKKDGSTIFIQLEGRISHTTEGKFKQTLCVLSDITERQKAEKAIADERILLRTLIDNIPDPIYVKDTLGRKLISNIADLEVLGLASESDVIGKTDMESSYPGIALDTFRDDMSVIHTAQPILNKLEFFTDRNGKKKYYLTSKKPLTNDSGEIIGLVGVGHDITTQKQSEQKIIQLSKGIEQGPASIIITDISGNIEYVNSKFTEISGYTLDEIKGQNPKILQSGYTSTSEYTKLWNTISSGNEFHAELQNRKKNGELYWESVLISPIRDEAGTIVNYMAIKEDITNRKKADLEILKLSVAIEQNPASVVITDTNGVIEYVNKKFEAVTGYHSKELIGKIIRILKPGHTSDEVYLEIWNNLFAGKIWKGEHQNRTKNNEIYWESVLISPIKNQEGKVTNFVVLSENISERKKMEKDLVAAKEKAEESDRLKSAFLANMSHEIRTPLNSILGFSDLLTAHDLDADSRRDFANLINSSGNNLLSIINDILDISKIEAGQITLIKNEFSAYQLASEIHKEYSYKAISKGIEFKLKTQSHIPELIIRSDETRIKQVLINFVGNALKFTSKGYIELGVELIQNNIQFYVKDTGIGIPREYHEKVFDRFRQVEASQTRKYGGNGLGLAITKNLAELLGGRIWLESEQNIGSTFYFSLPKNSV, encoded by the coding sequence ATGAGCAAATATATCGTTGTTAGCAAATCAGATGTAAGTGCTTCTGCAATAAAGTCACTAATCATGAAGGTGGATACAAATCCTGAAATCCGCTTCAATTCTCCTGAAAATGATTTATTTCCGTTGGTTACATCAGAACAACCTGATATTGTTTTCCTGAATATCGAACTGCCCAATCAAAGTGGTATTGAAGTATGTAAAAAACTCAAGGTCAACCCGTCCTTCATTAAAATATCTGTGATTCTTTATAGCACTCAAACAACTCTACAGTATTCGACTGATGAGATAATTGAATCAGGTGCTGACGCTTATATTCAATATCCATTCGATGAATTAAGCTTCAGCCTCCAGCTACGTACCTTATTAAAAATCAATCGTTCCTATCCAGATAAAACAACTGTACCTGAATTTTCGGAAAGACAGGAATCACTTCAGGCAAAAGACCACAGCACTCTAGCAAAAATGGAGGCCGAATTACTTGAAAGTGAAAAGGTATATAAAAATCTGGTTGAGCGGTTGCCCGATGGAGTTTATAAGAGTACACATCAAGGGAAATTTGTCGAAGTGAACAAAGCAATGGTCGAGATGCTTGGATATGCTTCGAAAGAAGAATTGTTGGCTATTGACATAAAAACAGAACTGTATTTTCATGCTGAAGACCGCGAAAGTATAATCTTACAGGAGAAGTATGAAGAAATGGGAATCTTCAGGCTAAAAAAGAAAGATGGATCTGGTATTTGGGTCGAAGATCACGGTTGGTATTCGTTGGATACTAATGGAGAAATTCTTTTTCATGAAGGGATTTTGCGTGACATTACCGAACGTAAAATAGCAGAGGAAGAACTTAGGGAAAGTGAAGAACGGTTTAAAATCTTGTACGAAGAAGCACCTATCGGATATCAATCGCTGGATGAGAACTGGCATGTGACAGATGTCAACCAAACCTGGCTAGAAATGACAGGCTATAAAAAAAATGAAGTTGTAGGATGTTGGTTTGGCGATTTTTTAATACCTGAATATGCAGAATCAATGCATAAACGATTTGCTATTTTTATGGCAACCGGGAAGGTTCAGTCTGATTTAGAAATGATAAAAAAGGACGGCTCAACAATTTTCATTCAGCTTGAAGGTCGAATTAGTCATACCACTGAAGGGAAATTTAAACAAACACTTTGTGTATTATCTGACATAACAGAACGCCAAAAAGCAGAAAAAGCAATTGCAGACGAACGCATCCTTTTACGAACATTAATCGATAACATACCGGATCCAATTTACGTGAAAGATACTCTTGGCCGGAAGTTAATTTCAAACATAGCTGATCTGGAGGTATTGGGTTTAGCAAGTGAAAGTGATGTCATTGGAAAAACGGACATGGAATCTTCCTATCCGGGAATTGCTTTAGATACTTTCAGAGACGACATGTCTGTTATTCATACAGCTCAGCCAATTTTAAATAAGCTTGAATTCTTTACCGATCGAAATGGCAAAAAAAAATATTATTTAACCAGCAAAAAGCCATTAACAAACGATTCCGGCGAGATAATCGGGTTAGTTGGCGTAGGTCATGACATTACCACCCAAAAACAAAGCGAGCAGAAAATCATTCAACTATCCAAAGGAATTGAACAGGGTCCGGCAAGTATAATCATTACTGATATTTCAGGAAATATTGAATATGTAAATTCCAAATTTACCGAAATTTCAGGCTACACATTGGATGAAATAAAAGGGCAAAATCCAAAAATCCTGCAATCAGGATACACTTCAACCAGTGAATACACGAAACTTTGGAATACCATTTCGTCTGGAAACGAATTCCATGCCGAACTCCAAAACAGGAAAAAGAATGGCGAACTTTATTGGGAATCCGTTTTAATATCACCAATCCGCGACGAAGCAGGGACAATAGTAAATTACATGGCTATTAAAGAGGATATTACAAATCGAAAAAAAGCAGATCTTGAAATTCTCAAACTTTCGGTTGCCATCGAACAGAATCCAGCCTCTGTTGTAATTACTGATACCAATGGAGTTATCGAATATGTTAATAAAAAATTCGAAGCAGTTACCGGATACCACAGTAAAGAATTAATTGGAAAAATAATTCGTATTTTAAAACCGGGACACACTTCAGATGAAGTCTATCTTGAAATCTGGAATAACCTATTTGCTGGAAAAATATGGAAAGGGGAACACCAAAACCGAACAAAAAACAACGAAATATACTGGGAATCAGTCCTAATTTCTCCGATTAAAAATCAGGAAGGCAAAGTAACAAACTTTGTTGTTTTGAGTGAGAACATTAGTGAACGTAAAAAAATGGAGAAAGACTTGGTAGCTGCAAAAGAAAAAGCAGAAGAGAGTGACCGTCTAAAGTCAGCCTTTCTGGCAAATATGTCACACGAGATACGCACTCCACTAAACAGCATTCTTGGCTTTTCTGATCTGCTAACTGCACACGATTTGGATGCTGATTCAAGAAGAGATTTTGCCAACCTGATTAACTCCAGTGGCAATAATCTGCTTTCAATTATCAACGACATACTTGATATCTCAAAGATTGAGGCAGGCCAGATCACATTGATAAAAAATGAGTTCTCGGCTTACCAACTCGCCTCTGAGATACATAAGGAATATTCATACAAAGCTATTTCAAAAGGAATTGAATTTAAACTGAAAACTCAATCACACATCCCTGAATTGATTATTCGGAGTGATGAAACAAGAATTAAGCAGGTATTAATCAATTTTGTGGGCAATGCACTAAAGTTTACCAGTAAGGGATACATCGAATTGGGAGTAGAACTTATCCAGAACAATATCCAATTCTATGTAAAAGATACAGGAATAGGCATTCCGAGAGAATACCACGAGAAGGTTTTCGACCGTTTCAGGCAAGTTGAAGCTTCACAAACCAGGAAATACGGCGGTAATGGGCTGGGACTCGCGATTACTAAAAATCTGGCCGAATTACTTGGCGGAAGAATTTGGCTCGAATCTGAGCAAAATATAGGATCGACTTTTTATTTTTCTTTACCCAAAAATTCAGTGTAA
- a CDS encoding PAS domain-containing sensor histidine kinase, whose protein sequence is MMTKFQEPIHGNPGLIDIFRQSPISIELYDKDGFLLDANQACFDLFGLKNISDIKGLDLFTNPHLSEQKIADIKAGKSIKYELVYDFDAIKSHNLYQTTCNGIRYLECFINPTFNQSNEISGYIVHITEISERRNAQELLAKQAKELQEVNDTRDKFMSIIAHDLKSPFNAILGFTDLMLSNFDQLDKKTLLTGLKTIESASKHAYQLLENLLTWTRNQIGGSQFNPETLNLKAQVNESLSMIESAAFNKNIKISVSVSKDLYVFADKNMLDSILRNLISNAIKFSFKGGKIKISATRLETEIQISVSDHGIGISSERLSSIFRIDKHTNTTGTENELGTGLGLILCKDFISQHDGKIWIESTTQEGTTVFISLPLN, encoded by the coding sequence ATGATGACTAAGTTCCAGGAACCAATTCATGGAAATCCGGGATTAATTGATATTTTCAGACAGTCTCCTATTTCAATTGAATTGTACGATAAAGATGGATTTTTATTGGACGCTAATCAGGCCTGTTTTGATTTGTTTGGTCTCAAAAACATTAGTGATATAAAAGGATTAGATTTATTTACAAATCCACATCTGTCAGAACAAAAAATAGCTGATATTAAAGCAGGGAAATCGATAAAATATGAATTAGTTTACGACTTCGATGCAATAAAGAGCCACAACCTGTATCAAACAACTTGTAATGGCATTCGTTATCTCGAATGCTTTATCAATCCAACGTTCAATCAATCCAACGAAATTTCAGGATATATCGTTCATATCACTGAAATATCTGAAAGAAGAAATGCTCAGGAATTATTGGCAAAACAAGCTAAGGAACTTCAGGAAGTGAATGACACCAGGGACAAATTCATGTCAATCATTGCACACGATCTTAAAAGTCCATTTAATGCAATACTCGGATTCACCGATTTAATGCTCAGTAATTTCGATCAACTTGACAAAAAAACTCTTCTCACCGGGTTGAAAACAATCGAAAGCGCATCGAAGCATGCCTACCAATTACTCGAAAACTTATTGACCTGGACACGAAATCAAATAGGCGGAAGCCAATTTAATCCTGAAACATTAAATCTTAAAGCACAAGTAAATGAATCATTAAGTATGATTGAAAGTGCTGCTTTTAACAAAAACATTAAAATATCAGTTTCGGTAAGTAAAGACCTTTATGTTTTTGCTGACAAAAACATGCTCGATTCAATTCTTAGAAATCTAATTTCAAATGCTATAAAATTCTCATTTAAAGGTGGAAAAATTAAAATTTCAGCTACCCGGCTTGAAACCGAAATACAAATTTCAGTATCAGATCATGGAATTGGCATTTCTTCCGAAAGACTTTCTTCAATTTTTAGAATTGATAAACATACCAATACCACTGGTACCGAAAACGAACTTGGAACTGGCCTGGGATTGATCTTGTGTAAAGATTTTATATCTCAACATGATGGTAAAATATGGATAGAAAGCACAACACAAGAGGGGACTACGGTTTTCATCAGTTTGCCATTAAACTAA
- a CDS encoding RNA polymerase sigma-70 factor, translating into MTEFDYLFRKYHRRLLLYTLKFVERESDALDIVQNVFVAIWENGKYKQKEELVQAYLFNSIKNGCLNYLKHQKIVQKFENETSFQLLEMEAVYYQSGEKSLIERENLKQINDAIDSLPAIYKEIIVLSRVEGLKNDEIATQLHLPIRTVETRVFRALSALREKISRKSFFILLSLRWLQ; encoded by the coding sequence ATGACAGAATTCGATTATTTGTTTCGTAAATACCACCGTCGACTTTTACTCTATACTCTAAAGTTTGTAGAACGTGAAAGCGATGCCCTTGATATTGTACAAAACGTTTTCGTTGCCATATGGGAAAATGGGAAATATAAACAAAAGGAAGAATTGGTTCAGGCTTATCTGTTTAATTCCATTAAGAACGGTTGCCTGAATTACCTGAAACACCAAAAGATTGTGCAAAAGTTCGAAAATGAAACTTCATTTCAGTTGTTGGAAATGGAAGCAGTATATTACCAATCAGGTGAAAAATCACTCATCGAACGAGAAAATCTGAAGCAGATAAATGATGCTATTGATTCATTGCCAGCTATTTATAAAGAAATTATTGTGCTTAGCCGGGTTGAAGGCCTCAAAAACGATGAAATTGCGACCCAACTTCATTTACCGATTAGAACGGTTGAGACCCGTGTTTTTAGGGCTTTATCTGCATTAAGAGAGAAGATATCGCGAAAATCATTTTTTATTCTCTTGTCCTTAAGATGGTTACAATAG
- a CDS encoding FecR family protein: MKDKEYTENLIVRYLNGNCTPEEQAELKDWIEESNDTKREYLSIKDIWDSINSPKESTAEQLALFYKNQYEKSKKSRIVWIRTFSAIAAILIIGLIFSVLVPTNTANSSESVQVFSVPMGSRSKVILADGSEVSLNSGSELKYSSGFSSQNRVVSLTGEAFFKVKTDKEHPFTVKTSDFDIKVTGTKFNVCSYADNKYSTATLEEGKISLQLKDNSTTLKVEPGEKFQLDRKTLMHSLDQADVESEIAWKDDQFIFKNIPYSELAKRLERWYDVKLNFSDQKLQNYAFTGKFKNQETIWQVLDALKLTSPIDYQKTTFREFTIIYKPLKYN; encoded by the coding sequence ATGAAAGACAAAGAATATACCGAAAACCTGATTGTTCGTTACTTGAATGGGAATTGTACCCCGGAAGAACAAGCAGAATTAAAAGACTGGATTGAAGAATCTAATGATACTAAGAGAGAATATCTTTCTATAAAAGATATTTGGGACTCAATAAACTCTCCAAAAGAAAGTACGGCCGAACAACTTGCACTTTTTTATAAAAATCAATATGAAAAAAGTAAAAAATCACGAATTGTATGGATTCGTACTTTTTCGGCCATAGCTGCAATACTGATTATTGGGTTGATATTTTCTGTTTTAGTTCCGACAAATACCGCAAATTCATCTGAAAGCGTTCAGGTATTTTCAGTACCTATGGGATCGCGATCAAAAGTGATTCTTGCCGACGGGTCGGAAGTAAGCTTGAATTCAGGAAGCGAATTGAAATATTCGTCTGGTTTCTCATCACAGAATAGGGTGGTGAGCCTAACTGGAGAGGCTTTCTTTAAAGTGAAAACCGATAAGGAACATCCGTTCACTGTAAAAACTTCTGATTTTGATATAAAGGTTACCGGTACCAAGTTTAACGTCTGTTCGTATGCTGATAATAAATACTCAACTGCAACATTGGAAGAGGGAAAAATCAGTCTTCAGTTAAAAGATAACTCAACAACCTTAAAAGTTGAACCGGGCGAGAAATTTCAACTCGATCGCAAAACCCTGATGCATTCATTAGATCAGGCTGATGTAGAATCTGAAATTGCCTGGAAGGACGATCAGTTCATTTTTAAGAATATTCCATATTCGGAACTCGCCAAACGCCTCGAACGTTGGTATGATGTAAAATTGAATTTTTCCGATCAAAAGCTTCAAAACTATGCTTTTACCGGAAAGTTTAAAAATCAGGAGACCATTTGGCAAGTGTTGGATGCGTTGAAACTTACGTCGCCAATTGATTACCAGAAAACTACTTTCAGAGAATTCACTATCATATATAAACCATTAAAATATAATTAA